The nucleotide window TTCTGGCCGCGATCGCGATCCCGAAGTTCGCGAACACGAAGTCGAAGGCGTACATCACCGCCATGAAGTCGGATCTGCGTAACCTCGTGACGGCCGAAGAGGCGTTCTTCTCGGATTCGTCGAAGTACACGGCGACGATCACCGATCTCAAGTACCAGAGCTCGACCGGCGTGAACTCGCCGACGATCACCACGGGCGCTGGGTACTGGTCGGCCACGACGTCGCACACGCAGCTGGCCGGCACGACGTGCGGTATCGGCATCAACACGTCGAACCCGACGGTTCCGACCGCCGCGGAAGGCGAGCCGGCTTGTAAGTAACGAGTAACACGGCTTGGGCCGGGTCGCACGCGGCCCTGCTGGCGTGAAAAAGCATGGGAGTCCGGTGACTTTACAGTCGCCGGGCTCTTTTGCTATCTCCTTACACGAGAATGAGCTTGACATCGCGGATACCGTATACGAGACTCCTCCACCCACCGGCGGTCCGCGGCCCGCGAAACGTGACGCGAAGCGTCCATGCCGCAGTTAGTGTGCAGTTGGTGTGATGGCCGACACTCCTCGGTAACCAGGAAAGAATTCGGTCATTCCTCGGCATTTTGATCGTTCCAACCGTTCAACCGTCCCACACCGCACATCCCACTGGCCGCTGCGACTGTCGTCGCGGCGCCCGGGGCATTTCCCCCCAAGTCCCACAGTTCAGGGAGGCACGTACGATGAGATTGATGAGGCTGAGCAGCCTCGCCGTCGGCGCTGTTGCACTAGCGCTACTTACGACGACTGCTACGGTCGCCGCCGCGCAAGGCGGGACCCTCGCCGGTACGGTGACGGCGCAAGGCACCAATGCGCCGCTCCAAGAAGCGCGCGTGATCGTAGTCGGCACCAGCCTGGTTGGTTTGACCGGGCCGGATGGCAAGTACACGATTCGCCGCGTCCCGGCCGGCACGGCCGAGATTCGAATCATTCGCGTCGGGTATCAGGAGCAGAAGAAGTCGGTCCGCGTCAGCGACAACGAAACGGCGACGCTCGACTTCGTGATGGCTCAGACGATCGTGCAGCTGCAGGAAGTCGTGACGACGGCCACCGGCGAGCAGCGCCGCGTCGAAGTCGGCAACGCGGTCGAAAACGTCTCGGTCTCGAAGCTCACCGAAGAGGCGCCCATCCGGAATCTTGCCGACGTGCTCAACTCCCGCGTGCCGGGCGTGATGGTGCAGGGCGGCGGGCAGACGGGTTCGGGCCAGCGCATTCGCGTGCGCGGTGTGAGCTCGGTGTCGCTCTCGAATGACCCGATCTACGTGATCGACGGCATTCGCATGAGCGCCAACAACAGCTCGGCGTCGTTCGGCAACGGCGGCTCGAACTTCAGCCGTCTCGGCGACATCGACCCCGAGCAGATCGAGAACATCGAGATCGTGAAGGGTCCGTCGGCGGCCACGCTGTACGGCACCGACGCCGCCAACGGCGTCGTGGTCATCACGACGAAGAAGGGCCGCGCGGGCGCCGCGCGCTGGAATGGCTTCGTCGAGGGCGGCGTCCTCGATGACATGCACAACTACTTCACGAACTACACGCTCGCGGGCCACAGCCCTTCGGGCGCGCTGCTCATTCAAGCGGGCCAGTGCACGCTGCCGGCGGTCGCCGCCGGGACCTGCATCAAGGACAGCCTTCGTACGTACAGCCCGATCTCCGATCCGAACGCCACGCCGCTCGGCAAAGGCAATCGCGACGCTGCCGGCATTCAGTTGTCGGCCGGCACGGATGCGGTGCGCTACTTCGTTTCCGCGGGCCGCGACAATGAAATCGGCGTGTTCGATCTGCCGGCGTTCGAGCGCCAGCGCTACGACTCGCTCGGCATCACCGCGCACGACTGGACCACGCGTCCGAACGCGCGTCTGATGAACAGCTTCCGCGGCAACATCAGCAGTCAGGTGAACGAGAAGTTCGACGCGCAGGTGAACTTCGGTTACACGACGATCACGCAACGCACGTCGAACGAATCGAACAACACGGTGGGCATCGGCTCGCAGGCGTTCGGTGGTCCGGGGTACGTCAACAACGGCACCGTCGCGATCGTGAACACCCCGCTCCATGGCTATCGCGCGTGGACGCCGGCGTACACCTGGGAAGAGCTGCTCCAGCAGAACGTCAACCGCTCGATCATCAGTTCGAACCTCAATTGGCGCCCGACGTCGTGGTTGTCGACGCGCGCCAACGTCGGTGAAGACTTCGCGGATCGTGTGGACTTCAATCTCCACATGAACGGCGAAGCGGCGCCGATTACGGCAACGTATCGTGACGGCTTCGCCGGCAACGGCCGCACGAACATCGCGAATCTCACCGCCGATCTCGGCGCCACGGCGAACTACAATCCGTCGCGCTTCAATTGGCTGAACTTCAAGACGACGCTGGGCACGCAGTACGTCAACACGCGGCTCGACCAGAACGAAGCAGACGGCACGACGTTGCCGCCGGGCGCACAGACGGCGAGCAGCGGCGCCACGTCCGGGGCTTCGGAAGGCACGACGATCACCAAGACCCTTGGCGTGTTCGTCGAAGAAGCGGCCGCCATTCGCGATCGCCTGTTCCTGACCGGCGCGGTGCGCACGGACCAGAACAGCGCCTTCGGTACGAAGTTCCAGCGCGTGTACTACCCGAAGGGGAGCTTGTCGTGGGTGATGTCGGACGAGTCGTGGTTCCCGCACTCGAGCATCTTCGACCACGTCAGCAGCTTCCGCACGCGTCTCGCGTACGGCGCCTCGGGCGTGCAGCCCGGCTCGAACACCGCCAACCGCACGTTCTCGGCGAGCTCCTCGAGCATCAAGGGCACCGATCTCCCGATCGAGACGTTCGCGACCATCGGTAACGACAGCCTCAAACCCGAACGTTCCACGGAGTGGGAGACGGGCTTCGATTCGCGTCTGTTCAACAGCCGCCTCGAGTTCAACCTGACCTACTTCTCGCGTCTCACGCACGACGCTCTCATTGGTGCGATCGTCGCACCGTCGACGGGCGTGACGGCGACGTCGCAGCAGCAGAACATCGGCGCGGTCAAGAACGCGGGTTGGGAGATCACGCTCGGCGGCTCGGTGCTCGATCGCCGGAACATCGGTCTCGACTTCAACCTCACGTCGTCGCTCATCGCCAATAAGGTCGTGAGCCTTGGCAACACCCAGACGCAGGTCGGCACGACGAACTGGGTGAAGGCCGGATATCCGATCCGCGGTCTGTTCGCTCGTCCGATCCTCTGGTACAAGGACCGCAACGGGGATGGCATCCTGACCTGGAACAAGGATTCGGCGCTGACGGAAGTCTACGTCTCGAACGATACGATCTTCCGTGGTTACGCCGAGCCCCGCTATCTGACGTCGCTGACGTCGGGCATCGATCTGTTCGGCCGCAAGCTCCGCATTCAGAACCTGCTCGACTGGCGTGGTGGCAACCTGTGGTACAACAATACCGAGCGCATTCGCTGCGCGAGCCGCCAGAATTGCAACGGATTGAACAACCCGAATGCTTCGCTGCAGGAACAGGCGATGGTCGTGGCGGCGCAGAACGTGACGCCGCAGCCGACGCTCGACGGCTTCTTCCAGCCGGGCGGGTTCGTGAAGTGGCGCGAAATGTCGGCGACGCTCCAGTTGCCGCAGGCGCTGGTCTCGCGCACCCGCGCGCGGTCGGGCACCCTCGTCTTCTCGGCGCGTAACCTCCACACCTGGACGAAGTATCGCGGCACCGATCCCGAGAGCGATTTCGCGGTCGGCGAAGGCGGCGATTCGCCGTCGGAGTTCCAGACGTTCGCGCAGCCCACGTACTTCATCTTCCGCCTGAACCTCGGCTTCTAACTCCAGCGACCACGACTCAACTCATGAGACATATTTGGCAAAGTGGCCGCGCGCTCTGCGCGGCCCTGGTGGTCGTGAGCGGGCTGGCCGCCTGCTCCGACTTCAAGGACAACTTGCTCGAGGCGCCCGATCCGGACATCATCGACCCCTCGTCGGTGCAGTCTGCGGCGGGCGCGACGTCCGTCCGAAACGGCGCGCTCGCGCGCCTGCGCCTGATGACCGTCGGTTCCGGCAACGCCGGAACCGAGGGCACCTGGCTGATGGGCGGATTGCTGGGCGACGAATGGACGACCACGTCGACGTTCGTACAGAACGACGAGGTGGACGAGCGTCAGACGTCGACGAGCAACTCGTCGGTGGACGGTTCGCTGCGCGCCATCTATCGCGTTCCGACCTCGGCCAACATCGCGATCGGCCTGCTCAACAAGTTCAAGCCGACGCCCGCGTCGGATATCGCCGAGATGTACTTCATTCGCGGATTCGCCTACGCGCAGCTCGCGTCGGACTTCTGCAACGGCATTCCGCTCAGCGACGCGGCCGGCGCCGACATCAAGCTCGGCACACCGCTCCCGATCAGTGACGTCTTCCAGGCGGCGGTGGCCTCGTACGACTCGGCGATCACGATCGCGAGCGCCACCGACGCCGCGACGGTAATCATCAACCGCGCCGCAAAGATCGGCGAGGCGCGCGCGCTCCTCGGCATCAGCCTCGCCAATGCGTCGAAGGCCGCCGCGCTGGTGAACGGCATTCCGACCACCTTCAGCTATGACGTTTCCTCGTCGCTGTCGGGTGGAACGAACGGCATCTGGAACCAGGGCCTGAGCCAGCGTCGGTATGGCGTCGGCGACAGCGTCCAAGGCAACGCACGCAACATCCTCGTGAAGAACAGCATTCCGTTCTTCTCGGCCAAGGATCCGCGCGTGCCGTCGAACTACAGTGTCAGCTCGAAGGGCGATACGACCAAGGCGCAGGATGGGCTGAGCTACTCGATCACGACACCGATCTATCAGCAGGTGTCGTCGGTGTCGGTCGTGAATGGCATCGACGCCCGTCTCATCGAAGCCGAGGCCGCGCTGCAGGCGAACAACCCGGCGCAGATGATCACGATTCTCAACGCGCTGCGCGCCACCACGCTGACGTTGAGCAGCATCACGTATACCGCGAATGCGTTACCGGCGCTCACCGATCCGGGCACGGCGGACGGCCGCATCAACCTGCTGTTCCGTGAGAAGGCGTTCTGGACGTTTGGCCGCGGCGAGCGTCTCAACGATATGCGCCGCCTCATTCGGCAGTACGGCCGCACTCAGGACCAAGTCTTCCCCGTGGGTACGCACTACCGCGGCACGACCTTCTCGACGGACGTGAACCTGCCCATCACCACGGGCGAGTCGAACGGCAACCCGAACTTCACGGGCTGCACGGATCGCAAGGCGTAAGCTCTCGTTTAGTCACCAAAAAAGGGGAGGCCGTCAGGCCTCCCCTTTTTTACTCACCCGGTGTTTCCTTACTGATATGCGTTTACTCATGCGTCGAATTCTGTGGGCGGCGGGTGCGGTCGCCCTTCTGAGTTGCACCGACAACACACTTGGCCCGGTGCAGACCGTCGATGGCCAGTGGTCGGGCGTTCAGAACGGATACTCGTTCTCGTTCAACGTCGTTCAGGCGGATACGCTCGTCAGCGGCGCGGGGGTCCTCGCCAGCGTCGGCGGTTCGTTCCAGGGCAACGTGTCCGGAACGTTCAAGTATCCGACGCTGCACCTGCTGGTGCAGGTCGCCGGGTTCGAGGATGCGAACTACGACGGCACGATGTCGTCGAGCGAGGCGAAGATTTTCGGCAAGTTGAGCGGCTCGGGTTTGAACAACGTCGAGGTCGACGTCAGGAAGAAGTAATTCCGAGCCACTCGCGCGCCGCAGTCGCATCGCTGAACACGGCGAGCCGAAACTCCGGCGCGTCGGCGAACAGCTCGAAGACCGACGCCGCTTCGTGTCCACGCGCCGTCGTCGCCACGATCGCCACGCGCCCGACGCGCTGCTGGGCCCGATGGAGCAGCGCGCTCAGCGCCAGGGCGCGAATCTGCTCGTCCGCCGGGATCGACGTGAGGATGCGGCACTCGATGCACACATCCATCCCGCGCGTGAAGCCCGGATCCGCGAAGAGACGCTCGCACGCGGCATAGAGCGCGTCGCTGTCGACGTCGCCGGCCAACGTGATGTGCACGAGCCGATGCGCCCGGTCGATCCGATGTGAAATCGTCGATCGGTTGGCGGATAATCCGTCCGCGTCGCTGGGCGTCGGTTCCAAGGAAGCGAACTCCATGAGCAAATAGTAGTTGCGTCGGGAAGTGCTGCGGCCGTGCGTGTTGCATCCCAATGCGCCGCCTTGCAAACATTAGGTACGTGTGAACGCGGCGAGCCGTGGTACGTTCGGCCAATGTCGCTTCGACGCGGATTCACTTTGGTCGAGCTCCTCGTCGCCGTCGTGCTCGTCGACGTCGGCTTGCTCGCACTTGCCGGTGCGACGGCCGTCGCCGTGCGGCGCCAAACAGAAGCGCGCGCACGCAACACGGCGACCAATGCCGCCGCTAACCGTTTGCAAAATCTGGGCGCCTCGCCCTGCGGCGCGCGTGCCGGCAGTACCGCGCCGCCGTTCGCCGAACAGTGGTCGGAGATCGATGCGCCAACCGGCATGCGCGATCTGCGCGACAGCGTGACTTTCGTTGCGTACGGAAGCGCGCACGCCGTCGTGCTCGCGACGAGGCTGCCGTGTTGATGCGCCACGGCGCACCGGTGTGCATCCGCGTCCGGACAGGCTTCACGCTGTCCGAGCTCGTCGTAGCCATGACGGTCGCGGGAGTCATGCTCGCGATCGTCACCGGGATCGCGGTCAAGCAACAGCGTGTTCTCGCCGACCTCGCCGACGACGCCGCACTCGGTGCGCAGCTTCAGGACGCACGCGCGATCGTGCCGGCTGAACTTCGCGCGATCGCCACCGCGGCCGGCGACGTACGCGATGCTCGCGATACGGCGGTCGAATTCCGTTCGGTGATCGCGAATGCCGTCGTCTGTGATACGACGGCGTCGTCGCTCGTGCTTGCGCCCGTCGCGACGACGGTGACGACACTGGCGAGCATCGCGCAGCCGATCGAAGCGAACGACACGGCGTGGGTGCTGTCGCTGGACGACTCCGGCCCCACATGGATGCCCGCACGCGTCACCGGCGTCGGCACCGCGGCACCCGGCGCATGTCCGAGTCCCGCCCCCGCGCTCGACGCGACGCAACGATCGCTCGCGCGCGTGTCCCTCACGTTGTCCACACGCCCATCGAGTCCGCTCGGCATGCCGGTGCGCGTCACGCGTCCGGTGCGCTACAGCTTGTACAAGGCATCGGACAACGACTGGTACGTCGGCCAGCGCGACTGGAACAACAGCTCGCTGCGGCTGAACACCATCCAGCCGGTCGCCGGGCCATTCCTTTCAGCAGCGCAGTCAGGTTTGCGCTTCACGTATCTGGATACCACCGGCACAGTGCTCTCGACACCGGTGGCGGATTCGCGCGCGATCGCTCTCATCCGCGTCGATGTTCGCGGCGAAACACAGCACGTGCATCGCGCGCTCGGCGCAGCGGGCGTCGCGGCGCGCGCGCGCGATTCCGCGACGGCGTTCGTGTTCATGAGAAATCGCTAATGGGTGCGATCGCAAACCGCCGAGGCGTTGCGCTCGTTGCCGCGCTGGCGCTGATCGTCCTGCTCGGCCTGCTCACCGCGGGCGCCTTCGCGACCACGGCGATGTCGCAGCGCTCCGCGCGGCTCGTTCAATCCGATGAGCTCCTTGGGGCCGCGGCCGACTACGCTGCCACGACGGTACTCACCTCGAGCACCGAATTCGGACTTGCCGATCTGCCGCTCGGCATTTCGACCTCGTTCGTGGTGCCGACAGCGCAGCCGGATCGCGTTCGCGGGACGGTTGGCGTGACGCGTCTGCCCGGTCAGCTGCTGTGGCTGACGTCCGATGCAGATCTCACCGGACCGGAACAGGGCCACCGCCGCATTGGCATCGTCGCACGATTCGGCGCGATCGGCCCACTGCCGTCCGCCGGCATCGTGGCTCGCGGAACGATCGACCTGGGCGACAGCTCGCTGGTCGCGATCGATTCCACCGGCGACGCCGATTGTCGGCCGCACAATGCTCCGCTGACCGCTCAGCTTTCGGATTCCGCGGTCTACTACCTGACCGCGCATCCGTCGGCGGTGCTTGATTCGGCGTCCGCCGTCACCCACGTGCGCGGCGACACGATCATCGCCGGAGGAAGCTTCACCGGCATCCTGATCGTCGGCGGCGCGGTGACGGTCCTCGGCACGTGGAGCGCCAATGGATTGATCGTCGCGCGCGGTCCGATCACCGCCGCGCGCGGATTTTCGATGCGTGGCGCGGTATTGTCGTTCTCCGCGGACGTTCCCGCCGTGCGATTGACCGGGTCCGCCATCACGTACGACCCGTGCGCCGTCGCACAGGCGCTGCGCCGCGCTCTGCCGCCGCGCCCCATTCGTCGGCGCAGCTGGGCGGATTTGTTCTAAACCGTGTGATGGCCATCACTTCCGTTGGCCCATGTTACCTAGTGGATCGTCGGTCGTGTTCGGTGGGATAGGGTAGGTGTGGCCGCCGCTTTGGTCCCCGCCCGTTTCCCCGCACACCGGTTTATCGGTAATCCATGCCCCTGTTTGGTCGGAAGAAGTCCACCGTCGGTCTCGACATCGGTTCAGGCCTGATCAAAGTCGCGGTGGTTGACCATTCCAAGCGCGAGCCCGAGCTCGTGCGCGTCACCGTGACTCCACTGCTCGCCGACGCCATCGTCGAAGGCGAAGTGATGGACCCCGGTATCGTCGCCGAGGCGATTCAGGCTGCGCTCGCGAGCGCCGGCGTCAAGTCGACGGAAGTCGTCACCGCCGTCGGCGGCCGCGACGTCATCATCAAGAAAATTCAGATCGAGCGCGTCAAGGAAGCGCAGGCGCGCGAGCTGATGCGATGGGAAGCCGAACAGCACGTGCCGTTCGACATGGAGTCGGTGGAGCTGGATTTCCAGATCCTCGATCCCGACGGCGATGGCCTCGAGATGAGCGTGCTGCTCGTCGCGGCCAAGCGCGAGCTGGTCGAGTCCAAGCTTCGTGTACTGACGGACGCGGGCCTCGAGCCGGCGATCGTCGACGTCGAAGCGTTCGCGCTGCACAACGCGTTCGAGGTGAACCATCCCGACGCGATGTCCGGATTGGTCGGTTTGGTCAATATCGGCCACGACGTGACCAACATCAACATTCTCGAAGACGGCGTGCCGCTGTTGACGCGTGATCTGACCGTCGGTACGCGGCGTTTTCGCGAGGACTTGCAACGCGAGCGCGGCCTGAGCGCGGACGAGGCGCAGCAGCTGATCCAGGGCTACGATCGCTCGCCGCATCTCGAGTCGGTGCTCGAGGGCCGCGGCGAGGAAATCGCGGTCGGCGTCGAACGCGCCGCGCAGTTCCTGGCGCAGAATCAGCGTGGTGGCGGCACGCTCCGCTCGATCTATACGTGTGGCGGCGGTTCCCGCATTCCCGGCCTCAACGACATGCTCGCCGCGCGGCTCAAGCTCACCGTGCATCAGGCGAACCCGCTCGCGAATCTCAAGATCCGCGAGGGCGCGCTGGACTCGCTCGTGACGGACGAGATCGCGCCGCTCCTCATGCTGCCAATCGGATTGGCGCTGCGGCAGGTCGCATGATTGAAATCAATCTGCTGCCTGGCGCGCGGCGCTCGAAGTCCGCGGCGCGGCAACCGATCAACTTCGGCGAGCTGGCCGCCGGCGTCTCCGGCCGCCTCAAGGACAAGGTGCTCATCGGAACGATCGCGGCGGTCGTCGTCGCGCTCGCGGCGGTCGGTTATCTCTACTGGTCGCAGACCAGGCAAGAGGAAACGCTCACCGCGCGGCACGAGAAGGCGGTTCGCGACTCCACGCGGTATGCGAATTTCCTCAAGGACCGCTACAAGTCCGAGGCGGTTCGCGACACGCTCCTGCGCCAGGTGAACATCATCCGCGGCCTCGACGAGGATCGCTACGTGTGGCCGCACGTGATGGATGAAATCAGCCGTGCGCTGCCGCAGTACACGTGGCTGACGTTGATGTCCTTCGCGGGCACGCCGCAGGGGCAGTCGAACGTCGTGATCACGCCGAAGACGCCGCAGGATACATCTGCCGCGGCGAAGAAGCTCAATCGGCCGCCCAAGCGCCTGGATACGGAGATCCCGAAGGATCAGATCCAGGTGCGCCTCGTCGGCCGGACCGTCGACATCGAGGCGCTGACGCGCTTCATGAAAGATCTCGAATCGTCGCCGTTCCTGGCGAACGTGCTGCTGGACAAGTCCGGGCCGGCGCTCGACAACGGCAAGGAAGTCACGGAGTTTCAGTTGACGCTGAACTACACGCGCCCCGACACGACCTTCATTCATCGGGTGCCGCTGGCGCTGACGGCCGCGGCGGGGAGCCGGTAATCATGGCGTTGCTTCCGCAGAACCCGCGCGATCAGCGCCTCGTCATCGTCGCCATTCTCGCCGTCGGCCTGGCCGGCGTGTATCAGCAGTTGTACTGGACGCCCAAGCGCGACGATCTGCATCTGATCGAAGTGCGGCTCGACACACTCGACTCGCTCAATAAAGTCGCGAAGCTCGAGGTGGCGAAGGGTACGGCCACCAAGATGAAGCAGGAAGCCGACGCGTATGCGCGCGAGCTGAACACGCTCCGCCATCTCGTGCCGACGTCCAACGAAGTGCCGCCGCTGCTCGAGTCGATCTCCAACGCCGCGCGCAGCGCCGGCCTCGAGCTCTCGGCCGTGGCGCCCGACGGTGTGATCCAGGGCGATCAATTCGATACGTATAAATACAAGATTGGCGTCGTCGGCCCGTACCATAAGGTCGGCGCGTTCCTCGCGAACATCGGTTCGCTGCCCCGCATTGTCGCGCCGATCAATCTCTCGCTCAATCCCACCTCGCGGACCGGCGAGCTCCGTCCGAAGCGGGACGAAGCGTTCCTCGACGCCAGTTTCGGTATCGAGACATACGTCGCGCACGGGCCCCCGCCGGGACCGACCGCCGCAAAGCCGGGGGCGCCATGATGCGTCCCACGATGCGTCCCACGATGCGCTGCATGAGACACGTCATGTCCGTTGCGATGCGTTCCGCCGTCGTCGCGCTCGCGCTCATCGCGTTGGCGCACCGCGCCGACGCGCAGGACCCCTTCACCGCCGCGAAAAAGGCGGCGCAGAAGGCGGCGAATGCCGCGAGCGCGCACGTCGAAGCGGAGCAGCATCCCGAAGCGACGACGCCGCAAAAGGGCGCGGCCCAGAAGAATGCGCCGCAAGAGGCTGCACCGCAAAAGGCCGCACCGCAAAAGGCCGCACCGCCGGCCGCGCCTGGGCCGAAGGCGACGCCGTCGAGCACCAAGCCCGGGGCTCAGCTCAACGTCGCCAAGGCCGATACTATGACCATCCCGACGATCCTCTATCGCGAGGCGTACGAGTACAGTCGCGACGGTCGTCGAGATCCGTTCGTGTCGCTGCTCACGACCAACGAGCTTCGGCCCGCGCTCAGCGATCTCAAGCTCAGCAACATCATTTACGACGCGTCTGGCCGCCACTCGGTGGCCATCATGCGGGATCTCACCAACAACACTCAGTATCGCGTGACGGCGGGGTCCGCGCTCGGCCGCATGCGCGTGACCGCCATTCACGTGCTGTCCGTCGTTTTCACGATCGAAGAATTCGGCACTTCGCGTCTAGACTCGCTGGTTCTGCGCGACACTACCAAGAGGGGAAGATGAACTCACTCCGGACGCTGGCGCCCGCCGTGCGAACGGCTTTGCTGGTCGCGTTCGGCGCGCTCGCGGGTCGTCCCGCCGCGGCGGCTGCGCTCTCGACGCCGAATGATGCGACCGTCGTGTCGCTGAGCGTCGTCCCGGCCGCCGGCCGCGCGGACGTCGTCGTGCGCGTCGATGGTTCGGTCACGCTCAAGCACTTCACGCTGTCGAAGCCCGACAAGATCGTCGTCGATCTCACCGGGGCGACGCTTGGCCTTCCCGCGGGCGATTCATACGATGGTGTGGCGCGCGGCGGTATCACCCGGGTGCGCTACTCGCAATTCACGAAGACGGTCGTTCGCATCGTTCTCACGCTCGATGCGCCGCACGCCTACGACGTCACCCAGGAAGACGGCGAAGTGCACGTGCGCGTCGACGGCGCGGCCGAAAAGTTTGCGCCATGGACTGTCGGTGCAGCCGCCGCCGGCGATGCGACCGATGCGCGCGATGTTCACGATGCTCACGATGCTCACGAGGCCGCGCGCGTGATGCCGCGCGAATCTGCGGCGTCGTTCGAGAACGTGGCTGCCCGGCACCCAGCGTCCAGCGCCCAACGCTCAACGTCCGACGCCGAGCACGACCTCGCCGCACGCCCGACGCAGACTGCGCAGCAGCGCAGCCAGGAACCGTGTATTACCGCGAACTTCGAGGCGAACACCATCGCCGACGTCCTCGCGGCGTTCTCGGCCTTCACGGGCCGTACGATCCTCCCCTCGAAGAACGTGTCGGGAACGATCACCGCGAATATCATCTGCCAGCCCTGGGACGTCGCGCTCAAGGCGATCATGAACGCCAACGGCTATGACGTCACCGTCAATCCGCAGGGCATCATCATCGTCGATACGTTCGAGAACATCGCGTCGCGGCAGCAGACCACCCAGGCGCTCATTCCGCTGAACACGCGCAACGTGCGCCTCAACTACGCACGCGCGAACTCGGTCGCACAGGCCGTCACCGTGCGGCTCACGCGTACGTGTCCGACCGTCCAGACGGTATCGCAGCAAGCACCGCCGCTCACCGCGCAGAATTTGCCCAACGGGCCGATTCAGCCGACGGCGGGCCAGCCGACCGCCATGCAGGTGCAGCAGCAGCCGCAAGTCGGCGTCATGATGAACCTGCAATGCCCGACGCGCGGCGCCGTCACGGCCGACACGATCACGAACAGCATCAGCATCACCGACGTGCCGTCCGCGCTCGATGACCTCGAGGCGTACGCGCACAGCCTCGATGTGCGGCAGCCGCAGGTGAACATCAAGGCGAAGATCATTCTCGTCGATCGCAGCACGCTCGAAGGCCTGGGCCTTCGCTACGACTTGGGCTCACA belongs to Gemmatimonadaceae bacterium and includes:
- a CDS encoding pilin: LAAIAIPKFANTKSKAYITAMKSDLRNLVTAEEAFFSDSSKYTATITDLKYQSSTGVNSPTITTGAGYWSATTSHTQLAGTTCGIGINTSNPTVPTAAEGEPACK
- a CDS encoding SusC/RagA family TonB-linked outer membrane protein, coding for MRLMRLSSLAVGAVALALLTTTATVAAAQGGTLAGTVTAQGTNAPLQEARVIVVGTSLVGLTGPDGKYTIRRVPAGTAEIRIIRVGYQEQKKSVRVSDNETATLDFVMAQTIVQLQEVVTTATGEQRRVEVGNAVENVSVSKLTEEAPIRNLADVLNSRVPGVMVQGGGQTGSGQRIRVRGVSSVSLSNDPIYVIDGIRMSANNSSASFGNGGSNFSRLGDIDPEQIENIEIVKGPSAATLYGTDAANGVVVITTKKGRAGAARWNGFVEGGVLDDMHNYFTNYTLAGHSPSGALLIQAGQCTLPAVAAGTCIKDSLRTYSPISDPNATPLGKGNRDAAGIQLSAGTDAVRYFVSAGRDNEIGVFDLPAFERQRYDSLGITAHDWTTRPNARLMNSFRGNISSQVNEKFDAQVNFGYTTITQRTSNESNNTVGIGSQAFGGPGYVNNGTVAIVNTPLHGYRAWTPAYTWEELLQQNVNRSIISSNLNWRPTSWLSTRANVGEDFADRVDFNLHMNGEAAPITATYRDGFAGNGRTNIANLTADLGATANYNPSRFNWLNFKTTLGTQYVNTRLDQNEADGTTLPPGAQTASSGATSGASEGTTITKTLGVFVEEAAAIRDRLFLTGAVRTDQNSAFGTKFQRVYYPKGSLSWVMSDESWFPHSSIFDHVSSFRTRLAYGASGVQPGSNTANRTFSASSSSIKGTDLPIETFATIGNDSLKPERSTEWETGFDSRLFNSRLEFNLTYFSRLTHDALIGAIVAPSTGVTATSQQQNIGAVKNAGWEITLGGSVLDRRNIGLDFNLTSSLIANKVVSLGNTQTQVGTTNWVKAGYPIRGLFARPILWYKDRNGDGILTWNKDSALTEVYVSNDTIFRGYAEPRYLTSLTSGIDLFGRKLRIQNLLDWRGGNLWYNNTERIRCASRQNCNGLNNPNASLQEQAMVVAAQNVTPQPTLDGFFQPGGFVKWREMSATLQLPQALVSRTRARSGTLVFSARNLHTWTKYRGTDPESDFAVGEGGDSPSEFQTFAQPTYFIFRLNLGF
- a CDS encoding prepilin-type N-terminal cleavage/methylation domain-containing protein — its product is MSLRRGFTLVELLVAVVLVDVGLLALAGATAVAVRRQTEARARNTATNAAANRLQNLGASPCGARAGSTAPPFAEQWSEIDAPTGMRDLRDSVTFVAYGSAHAVVLATRLPC
- a CDS encoding prepilin-type N-terminal cleavage/methylation domain-containing protein, with translation MRHGAPVCIRVRTGFTLSELVVAMTVAGVMLAIVTGIAVKQQRVLADLADDAALGAQLQDARAIVPAELRAIATAAGDVRDARDTAVEFRSVIANAVVCDTTASSLVLAPVATTVTTLASIAQPIEANDTAWVLSLDDSGPTWMPARVTGVGTAAPGACPSPAPALDATQRSLARVSLTLSTRPSSPLGMPVRVTRPVRYSLYKASDNDWYVGQRDWNNSSLRLNTIQPVAGPFLSAAQSGLRFTYLDTTGTVLSTPVADSRAIALIRVDVRGETQHVHRALGAAGVAARARDSATAFVFMRNR
- the pilM gene encoding type IV pilus assembly protein PilM, which gives rise to MPLFGRKKSTVGLDIGSGLIKVAVVDHSKREPELVRVTVTPLLADAIVEGEVMDPGIVAEAIQAALASAGVKSTEVVTAVGGRDVIIKKIQIERVKEAQARELMRWEAEQHVPFDMESVELDFQILDPDGDGLEMSVLLVAAKRELVESKLRVLTDAGLEPAIVDVEAFALHNAFEVNHPDAMSGLVGLVNIGHDVTNINILEDGVPLLTRDLTVGTRRFREDLQRERGLSADEAQQLIQGYDRSPHLESVLEGRGEEIAVGVERAAQFLAQNQRGGGTLRSIYTCGGGSRIPGLNDMLAARLKLTVHQANPLANLKIREGALDSLVTDEIAPLLMLPIGLALRQVA
- a CDS encoding PilN domain-containing protein, giving the protein MIEINLLPGARRSKSAARQPINFGELAAGVSGRLKDKVLIGTIAAVVVALAAVGYLYWSQTRQEETLTARHEKAVRDSTRYANFLKDRYKSEAVRDTLLRQVNIIRGLDEDRYVWPHVMDEISRALPQYTWLTLMSFAGTPQGQSNVVITPKTPQDTSAAAKKLNRPPKRLDTEIPKDQIQVRLVGRTVDIEALTRFMKDLESSPFLANVLLDKSGPALDNGKEVTEFQLTLNYTRPDTTFIHRVPLALTAAAGSR
- the pilO gene encoding type 4a pilus biogenesis protein PilO, with protein sequence MALLPQNPRDQRLVIVAILAVGLAGVYQQLYWTPKRDDLHLIEVRLDTLDSLNKVAKLEVAKGTATKMKQEADAYARELNTLRHLVPTSNEVPPLLESISNAARSAGLELSAVAPDGVIQGDQFDTYKYKIGVVGPYHKVGAFLANIGSLPRIVAPINLSLNPTSRTGELRPKRDEAFLDASFGIETYVAHGPPPGPTAAKPGAP